The Drosophila gunungcola strain Sukarami chromosome 3L unlocalized genomic scaffold, Dgunungcola_SK_2 000003F, whole genome shotgun sequence genome contains a region encoding:
- the LOC128258126 gene encoding uncharacterized protein LOC128258126, with protein sequence MSSSAAAAQFKLDANSNAIALIADVASLPLALPLSPTSTTTPTATGASATATTTPADRVEWSRSTILNFIEDYRRQRVLWDPNTKGYHIKQTKYEALKLLSHKYGTEIRSIRSKIKSLRSSFHREHGKVLSGRSRGVIYQPMWFAYEAIRFILDGERDQDQVGQDQDQDGEAETEADEKLTLMHSLDLEQLKADKLVDRDIIMQVEQQQQQQHDELTARIAATVAAVAAAAAAANARDRERDGDTAASEMMDTAREMELEEAAAGGALIESSSAAVTRSSSDLDGENYCNISAEDVKTEIIEHESELGMLDRRTSTPSPINYYKPTDLTYNHRKRKAMGVEHVVGALTLTPIKAVGGAAGSGTGSGGSAGQQQLAFQALQQHFNHNHSLSLSHCNGQPQHHQHQQHQQQQQSLHLHLQQQQQQQQQQQQQQHSSNMAQKRDRDRDLSTSNGNSNTNCNNNNNNKSNNNNNNSSHNVSNISMDPTATSSNCSSSSNSGATPPKLLIGGGGLSANHVDEYGVFGEYVAITIRKLKTSKSKIVVKHLINNLLYEAELGKYDHGMPASKEPPQLYNMQ encoded by the exons atgtcCAGCAGCGCAGCCGCAGCGCAATTCAAGCTCGATGCCAACTCCAATGCCATTGCTTTAATAGCCGATGTTGCCTCGCTGCCGCTGGCACTCCCCCTTTCGCCCACGTCCACGACCACGCCCACTGCAACGGGAGCGtcagcaacggcaacaacaacaccagcgGATCGCGTTGAATGGTCCCGCTCCACGATCCTCAACTTTATCGAGGACTATCGACGCCAGCGAGTCCTTTGGGATCCCAACACGAAGGGCTACCACATCAAGCAGACCAAATACGAGGCCCTCAAACTCTTGAGCCACAAATATGGAACGGAAATAAGATCAATACGATCCAAAATCAAGTCCCTGCGCAGCTCATTCCATCGGGAACATGGCAAGGTCCTGAGCGGACGCAGTCGGGGTGTTATCTACCAGCCCATGTGGTTTGCCTACGAGGCCATACGCTTTATCCTCGACGGCGAACGGGATCAGGATCAGGTGGGTCAGGATCAAGATCAAGATGGcgaagcggaaacggaagcggaTGAAAAGCTAACCCTGATGCACAGCCTGGACTTGGAGCAACTGAAGGCGGACAAGCTGGTGGATAGGGACATTATCATGCAGGtggaacagcagcagcagcagcaacacgaTGAGCTTACCGCTCGGATTGCGGCCACTGTCGCCGCCGTTGCCGCTGCTGCGGCCGCTGCAAATGCCCGGGATCGGGAGCGGGACGGGGATACCGCTGCCAGCGAAATGATGGACACCGCTCGGGAAATGGAACTCGAGGAGGCGGCGGCCGGTGGCGCCTTAATCGAATCCTCCTCGGCGGCTGTG ACACGTTCCTCTTCCGATTTGGATGGCGAGAATTACTGCAATATCAGCGCCGAAGATGTGAAAACAGAAATT ATCGAACACGAATCGGAGCTGGGGATGCTGGATCGACGGACGAGCACGCCGTCGCCCATAAATTACTACAAGCCGACGGATCTAACTTACAACCACCGCAAGCGCAAGGCGATGGGCGTGGAGCACGTTGTGGGCGCTTTGACATTGACGCCCATCAAGGCGGTGGGCGGAGCGGCGGGGTCGGGGACGGGGTCGGGCGGATCCGCCGGCCAGCAGCAGCTCGCATTTCAGGCGCTCCAGCAGCACTTCAACCACAATCATAGTCTCAGTCTGAGCCATTGCAACGGGCAACCGCAGCACCACCAACAtcaacagcatcagcagcagcaacaatcgttgcatctgcatctgcagcagcagcagcagcagcagcagcagcagcaacagcaacaacattcCAGTAACATGGCACAAAAACGTGATCGTGATCGTGATCTCTCAACGTCaaatggcaacagcaacactaactgcaacaacaacaacaacaacaagagcaacaacaataacaacaacagcagccacAACGTCAGCAACATTTCGATGGACCCAACAGCAACATCCAGCAATTGCAGCTCGAGCAGCAACAgcggtgccacgccccccaaaCTGCTCATCGGGGGCGGTGGTCTGAGTGCCAATCATGTGGACGAATATGGGGTATTCGGGGAATACGTGGCCATTACCATACGCAAACTGAAGACCTCCAAATCGAAGATAGTGGTGAAGCATCTGATCAACAATCTCCTTTACGAAGCCGAGTTGGGTAAATATGATCATGGGATGCCGGCCAGCAAGGAGCCACCGCAGCTGTACAATATGCAATAA
- the LOC128258431 gene encoding protein scylla — translation MKMDVIPVQSIYGGILGSNKNRDWTSTLTPPVTVEAAVAVMPKKAKTAGTGSSSNTTTITATATATSIKHKQPAGNNNNVGQSQSKKTKPSGSYNSNYYYADEEESGSSYFSPDLDMKAVEELSQRLLDELRAAKSRHLTCTEVSLPCDLTPSVAREIIRVSEKEPCGIRGCTIYIEFEDEPKNSRRIASIKVDPDTVSTFEVYLTLRQDHRGWTSLLPQFMKSLARTITISPEYTITKNKLYSADGLGARRSYSFGSHAHSPSAAIATPTN, via the exons ATGAAAATGGATGTTATCCCCGTGCAAAGCATCTACGGCGGTATTCTGggatcaaacaaaaatagag ATTGGACCAGCACACTGACACCGCCCGTTACCGTCGAAGCGGCCGTGGCCGTTATGCCCAAAAAGGCCAAGACCGCCGGaacaggcagcagcagcaataccaccaccatcaccgccaccgccaccgccaccagTATTAAGCACAAGCAGCCGGcgggcaacaacaacaacgttGGCCAGAGCCAGAGCAAGAAGACGAAGCCCAGCGGCAGctacaacagcaactactactaCGCGGACGAGGAGGAGAGCGGTAGCAGCTACTTTTCACCAGATCTCGACATGAAGGCCGTGGAGGAGCTGTCCCAGCGACTCCTGGACGAACTGAGGGCGGCCAAGTCGCGGCATTTGACATGCACGGAAGTGTCGCTACCCTGTGATCTCACGCCGAGCGTGGCCCGGGAAATTATCCGAGTGTCGGAGAAGGAGCCCTGCGGCATTCGCGGCTGCACCATTTACATTGAGTTCGAGGATGAGCCGAAGAACTCGCGTCGCATCGCCTCGATCAAAGTGGACCCGGACACGGTGTCGACTTTCGAAGTCTATCTGACCCTCAGGCAGGATCATCGCGGCTGGACGTCGCTGTTGCCGCAGTTCATGAAGAGTCTGGCCCGCACGATCACCATCAGTCCGGAGTACACGATCACCAAGAACAAGCTGTATTCCGCCGATGGTTTGGGCGCACGCCGGAGTTATAGCTTCGGCAGCCACGCCCATAGCCCCAGTGCGGCCATAGCCACGCCCACAAATTAA